From the genome of Pelobates fuscus isolate aPelFus1 chromosome 11, aPelFus1.pri, whole genome shotgun sequence:
CACGCAAGACGCTGAGatgggaagcacctctagtggccgtctgtgtGACTGCATGTAGAGGTTTatctagccagcaatgtaaactctaccagggacaggctatacacaccagaacacctatatcagctgcagtggttctagtaactatagtgtccatttaatgacaGACATGAACCATGGTGTTTGCTTCGGCTGGCTGGACACCTGGGCCACTCTAAAGGAGAGACATTGGGTCAGTCTAAAGGAGACACTGGGCCGGTCTAAAGGAGAGACATTGTGTTAGGCTAAAGAAGAGACACTGGGCCGGTCTAAAGGAGAGACATTGGGTCAGTCTAAAATAGAGACACTGGGACAGTCTAAAGGAGAGACATTGGGTCAGTCTAAAATAGAGACACTGGGCCAGTCTAAAGGAGAGACATTGGGTCAGTCTAAAGGAGAGGCATTGGGTCAGTCTCAAGGAGAGACATTGTGTCAGGCTAAAGGAGAGACACTGGGCCGGTCTAAAGGAGAGACATTGGGTCAGTCTAAAATAGAGACACTGGGCCGGTCTAAAGGAGAGACATTGGGTCAGTCTAAAATAGAGACACTGGGCCAGTCTAAAGGAGAGACATTGGGTCAGTCTAAAATAGAGACACTGGGCCAGTCTAAAGGAGAGACACTGGGCCAGTCTAAAGGAGAGACACTGGGCCAGTCTAAAGGAGAGACACTGGGCCAGTCTAAAGGAGAGACACTGGGCCAGTCTAAAGGAGAGACATTGGGTCAGTCTAAAGGAGAGACATTGGGTCAGTCTAAAGGAGAGACACTGGGTCAGTCTAAAGGAGAGACACTGGGTCAGTCTAAAAGAGAGACACTGGGTCAGTCTAAAGGAGAGACACTGGGTCAGTCTAAAGGAGAGACATTGGGTCCGTCTAAAGGAGAGACACTGGGTCAGTCTAAAATAGAGACACTGGGCCAGTCTAAAGGAGAGACATTGGGTCAGTCTAAAATAGAGACACTGGGCCAGTCTAAAGGAGAGACATTGGGTTAGTCTAAAATAGAGACACTGGGCCAGTCTAAAGGAGAGACACTGGGTCAGTCTAAAGGAGAGACACTGGGTCAGTCTAAAGGAGAGACACTGGGTCAGTCTAAAGGAGAGACACTGGGTCAGTCTAAAGGAGAGACATTGGGTCCGTCTAAAGGAGAGACACTGGGTCAGTCTAAAATAGAGACACTGGGCCAGTCTAAAGGAGAGACATTGGGTCAGTCTAAAATAGAGACACTGGGCCAGTCTAAAGGAGAGACATTGGGTTAGTCTAAAATAGAGACACTGGGCCAGTCTAAAGGAGAGACATTGGGTCAGTCTAAAGGAGAGACACTGGGTCAGTCTAAAGGAGAGACACTGGGTCAGTCTAAAGGAGAGACACTGGGTCAGTCTAAAGGAGAGACACTGGGTCAGTCTAAAGGAGAGACAATGGGACAGAGTGGAATGCTGGGGACACTCTATAGATCACTTCATTGAATATTGGATGTTGATTAATTAGTAATTTAGTAATTAACACAACTCGTAGCAAAGTTCTGACATGAACATTCCACTGGTTTCCTTGGTGATTGCGCATTACTGCAATTTATTCCATATCAGCTCTTCATAAAAATCCCAACGTGTTCAGTTCCAGAGAACTTATTATCAGGAGAACGGCTGAGAATTGAAGAAAGTCATGCGAGACTGTCGGCATAATTCAATGAGAGTGATAGGAAGCAATCCGCAAATCTAACCAGCTTGGAGCAGGGGGCCGTGGGGGGAACAGGGTAGAAACTAATATCTAATGATataggacgaggggagggggaacacgaAGACAGAACCTGAATCAGGAAGGAGGGGAACTGAAGTGTTACATTAGGAAATACTTAAATACATTTAATGCCACAATGTTTCGCAATAAACCACATTCTGCACTAATGGACGCCACCACTTAGAATTACAGACACGACTGGGGGATATTGTCTTCTTACCAAACTAATCAAACTTCTTCATAGCAAAGTGAGATTGGCTCCACATTGCCTTCCCCAATCCAAGCTGAGGATCAGATTAGAGATTCTGTCTTGAGAGAGGAAGGAGACACAAACCCAGTGTCTAATCCACCAGAGGGTTGACAAGAAAACTCTTATTTTCCTGAATTCTACAGACTGCTGAAACCGATGGACGTGCGGGCCCTTTAATACaacgcagataaaaaaaaaaatgtgcaaagttgaGGTCAAAAGTAGCTAAACTTAGCTATACTACAATTACAATGATTTGATTAGCGCCATTATattcagtagcgctgtacaataatagctaaacaaaacataattacatagttacatagttacatagctgaaaagagacgtggccatcaagttcagcctttcccaCACCtgatttgctgttgatccaaatgaagggttgaagcacttccaattttgcaaaaaacaaGGGGATAAAATCCCTGTgggccccagaatggcagtcagatttctccttggatcaagaaggagACAAACATTAAATTCCATCAAATATTTAATTCTAGCAAATCGGAATAGATGGTGCAGAGGAACCTtcccaaatgagcttacaatctaatttaGCCGAAGGTTTGTAGTTGGTTTCCAATCCATCACAATTCCCTGTTATATTGCCACCATGTGAAAAGGGGGCAGCGTTAATATAGCGAGTTTATAATGCGAGAGGTGATCACAGCGCTATGTATACTGCCTTAATCAATCCTATAGGATGAACGTATAGGGGGGCTCAACCTGACTGAGCGTAATGAGAGTTAGAGTCCATATCACCTTGAAGTTATGAACTCACTATCCATTATTCCTCTTTAACTCTAAACATCCCTAAAATTAAGTCTCCGATCCCTAAACATTATGTAACCTtaatcccccataatgcgaatcTGTAAACGCAGAATTAGAATGTCCCCTCACTGCACGGTGACATTCAAAATGATGCTTTTCCACAGTaatattttcaatgtaaattaAAGAGGATCAATTATTTTTTCAACCTGCcgattattttacattattttcatttGATATGGAAAATACATTGTATAGGCCGTATAATTATTGATATAAAACTAGTTTAAAAAGTACCACGGAGTGTACAGTAGTTATTCATTGAataaatctgttgcagactaacAGTCCTGGTAGCCCAGTAGCCCCCTTGTCCTCGCAGGTGGTCTACTCTTAGTAGATTATAGACTTGTACCAAGACTTGATCAGcattttcttatctcccctaattAGGTCCTCATGATGCTACATGATAACGATGTTGTGCTGATTGCAAACCATGAACAAACTCTCCATCATCTGTATCACTGAGAGGGAGTGCACACTCAGACCATCATCTGTATCGCTGAGAGGGAGTGCACACTTAGACCATCATCTGTATCGCTGAGTGGAAGCGCACACTCAGACCATCATCTGTATCACTGAGAGGGAGTGCACACTCAGACCATCATCTGTATCGCCGAGTGGAAGCGCACACTCAGACCATCATCTGTATCACTGAGAGGGAGTGCACACTCAGACCATCATCTGTATCGCTGAGTGGGAGTGCACACTCAAACCATCATCTTTATCACTGAGAGGGAGTGCACACTCAGACCATAATCTGTATCACTGAGAGGGAGTGCACACTCAGACCATCATCTGTATCACTGAGTGGGAGTGCACACTCAGACCATCATCTGTATCGCTGAGTGGGAGTGCACACTCAGACCATAATCTGTATCGCTGAGTGGGAGTGCACACTCAGACCATCATCTGTATCGCTGAGTGGGAGTGCACACTCAGACCATCATCTGTATCGCTGAGTGGGAGTGCACACTCAAACCATCATCTTTATCACTGAGAGGGAGTGCACACTCAGACCATAATCTGTATCACTGAGAGGGAGTGCACACTCAGACCATCATCTGTATCACTGAGTGGGAGTGCACACTCAGACCATCATCTGTATCGCTGAGTGGGAGTGCACACTCAGACCATCATCTGTATCGCTGAGAGGGAGTGCACACTCAGACCATCATCTGTATCACTGAGAGGGAGTGCACACTCAGACCATCATCTGTATCACTGAGTGGGAGTGCACACTCAGACCATCATCTGTATCGCTGAGAGGGAGTGCACACTCAGACCATCATCTGTATCACTGAGAGGGAGTGCACACTCAGACCATCATCTGTGTCGCTGAGAATGAGTGCACACTCAGACCATCATCTGTATCACTGAGAGGGAGCGCACACTCAGACCATCATCTGTGTCGCTGAGTGGGAGTGCACACTCAGACCATCATCTGTATCGCTGAGAGGGAGTGCACACTCAGACCATCATCTGTATCGCTGAGAGGGAGTGCACACTCAGACCATCATCTGTATCACTGAGTGGGAGCGCACACTCAGACCATCATCTGTATCGCTGAGTGGGAGCGCACACTCAGACCATAATCTGTATCGCTGAGTGGGAGTGCACACTCAGACCATCATCTGTATCGCTGAGAGGGAGCGCACACTCAGACCATCATCTGTATCGCTGAGAGGGAGCGCACACTCAGACCATCATCCTCCTATAACACAGAACCAGCACGCACTGTGTATTTACTAACGTGGGGATACTGGGGGACTGACAAGAGACAATAACAGTATTATAGAACTGGAGACCGTTTCTGATTTGACTATTTATGGAGATAAAGTCAATAATTATACAGAAACAGAATATATCGATATATATACACgccatgaaaataataataataataatattccataaCCCACTTCGAAAACAAAGGAAAATTCTCTAATTTTGCTGCACCGCACTTATGTCACCGCCCACAGACCACATGTGGACGTTTCAACAGGAATATGGCGTAAAGATTTAGGGAAAGAACTGCCACCAGAAACATGGGACCAGGCGTTTCTATCATTTAAGGGAATGTCTTCCTGTGCACCCCACCTGCAAATAACCAGGACAAAACGGTGTAGGGGCCTTTAACGCCAGACAAAATGCATCACATTAGGGATAATAAATGCtggagaagccagaggtgggaGACAccctccatatttggtggacatgccAGCGGGTGGCACAGTTCTGGGTAAAGAAAGTACCAAGACCCACTTTCCACCCTCAGTCATGGGTTACGTACTCCATATATTCCCCAAATCTTTCCCCAAACCAGTTTATAAACTAATATTCCTAACCTTGACTGCAGCAACTAATCTACTAGCGAGAAACTGGATAGCTGCAGCGATACCCTCTAAAGCTGAACTGCTGGACACCATCTCCACAAATGGAGAATATGAAGAGGCAACAATACTTCACTCACACGTAGGGATAACACAGAGTGGCAGACATACAGGGAGGGACACATTCCCGATACCCTAAGTGCCCCAAGTACTCCATAAGGACATATCGCATGGAACACAATACCAGGTATAAGTGGGGGAGGATTGGTCGGAGGTTATGTAAAAACAAGATACAGTACAAGGGCAAAATCCAATACTGGGTAAGTAGAGAAGCTTTATGAGGCTACGTGTACCGATAAAGAGAAAAGGCTCCGCATGGGCTCAaagttatgttatattatatatatgtttgcaaGAATGGTTATGTTACTGTTTTATACCCAGTGAGACATTGGAAACAACAGTGCAGACCCAACGAGAGGTCAGGATTGACAGGCGTGGTGGGGGTGTGATGCAGAAGCCCAGGCACACAAGGGTGATCCCCCAAAACTTAGGACCACTCACTCAGGGAAACGACACCACACACCAGCGTAGCAACAACTCAAGGCCTACATGGAATCCAATACACTACAACATTGCTTGACATGTGAGGGAGCTCACGCTATCACCTATATGGGGGAGCCGAACCTCTGAATGCCAACGCTACATACGCAAGGCATTTCAGGGTAAATGACAAGTCACAGGGTAACGATTCCCAATATAGTAATCGTACCTCAAACAGGTTAACTATTTAACAGGGTTTGGGTGAGGGCCTTGCGAAGAGGGAGGTATACCCATGTAAGACAATTATGACAAACAAAGCTGACACTCGACGAACAGACTTCAATAAAATAACTGGCATAAATATGTCAATATGTGTGAATTTCCATAATGTCAACTTACTGTAAAATCTGCATATATGGATGTATGACCAATTTGTACTACGATTTATGACCCCCCACACCCTTTTTCTGTACCCTATTGTCTTTCTCAATGACAGAACAAAGAACAATaaaaatgttacatttgaaaaaaaataaaaaataataataatattaataagctcTCAGAACGCCAAAGACAACTCTCTgttatgtaatgtaatgtatgtataaTAGATATGGATGAAGGGACGGATAGATGGAGAAACGGATGGGTGgacggatggatggatgaatagacagacagacagacatattgataCCATTATTTTACACTATAATTCAATATGTAATCGTTCATATTCAGCAAGTTTTGGGGAAATTTGGAATAATTTGTAACAATCCAGTATTTTGGAGAATATTAACAATATTTACTATTTATACTTTGTATACCCACTTTCAAGCCTTCGCTAAGGGAGTTTGACACAGATTAGAATTAGTCAGAAAGTGCCTCATTGCCCCTGAAATATCTCAAAGACGTCAATTCCTAAATTAATCCCAAATAAACTGCCCCCCAGGATCCCCACACACTGGATGACTCTCACACCAAAGGCcattgagggagggaaggggggagtttgCACCCATCTGTTTGATAATgcatgatattttattttatgtggaTTGGAGAGGGAGAATGATTTCTGTCATTTAATTTGGAAAGATGGGTAATAAATCGTACATTACAATTCTGGGATTTTCTtggaattcccccccccccccccccccccattttgcaGTTTGGAGCCACATTTGTAAAGGCCCACAGAATGCACTGGGCTGCATTCTAAAACGCTAGTTACTAATCGGTGAATTGTATCGAATTTGTATCCAAATGGTAAAGACCAGACGGTGACTTCAGGATTACTCTCTAAATGGCAAAtaggagcaaataaaaacaatctGGGCTGAACCCATAGACCTGAGATTAATACATTTTCCATATCagttctttatatttacatttttccatTGGGTTTTTGATTCGCAACATTTTTGGAATTTATTGTATAAACCCCTGTATGTCTTTCCCTTGCACAAATGCATAGAGTTAATGGCTGCAttgaatataataataacatatatacaataataataataataataataacacatatacaataataacaatagtaataacatatatacaataataataataataataataacacatatacaataataacaatagtaataacatatatacaataataataataataatgaaaaaatataataataataataataacaacatatatacaataataacaatattaataacatatatacaataataataataataataacaacatatatacaataataaaataacatataatattaataacatatttacaataataataataaaataataataacaacatatatacaacaataataataataatatataataataataataacatatatacaataataataataaaatataataataataacaacatatatacaataataacaatagtaataacatatatacaataataataataataataacaacatatatacaataataataataaaataataataacaacatatatacaacaataataataataatatataataataataataacatatatacaataataataatatataataataataataataataacatatatacaataataataataacaatagtaataacatatatacaataataataatacaataataataagacACACGCAGAGAGCATGGTAagattgttttattgtatttattgtacagaatattttgcaGATGTTCCTGTTTATCCATTTAATCTATTTTTAAACCTTGTTAAATGGTTAATGATCCTGGACTCATTGTTTTCATTGATCCCTTCTTCCTCTCCCCTGAGTGATGGATTTTAGgcagttctcccccctccccccccccccaggctgccATCTGACCCCCTGATAAGACTCCAGCACCAAGGACCCTGCGTGACGTCACGGAAACTCTGCCCCTTGGAGAACTGGAGAGGGAATGCAACGTCACAGCCCAGCAGCCAATGAGAGGGCGGCTGAGAGTATATAGAATGCAGGCAGGGAGAAGCTGGACACATTGTATACACTAAGAGTCTCCAGATTCCAAGATTGCACTGCAAGGACAAGGTGAGTGACACCCCCAGCATCATAGCACCCCCAAACTTCTACCACCCCACTTTAATCTTCCAGTATAACAGCACCCCCAAACTGCTATCACCCCACTAAAACCTTCCAGCATCATAGCACCCCCAAACTTCTATCACCCACTTTAATCTTCCAGTATAACAGCACCCCCAAACTGCTATCACCCCACTAAAACCTTCCAGCATCATAGCACCCCAAAACCTCTATCACCCCACTTTAATCTTCCAGTATAACAGCACCCCCAAACTGCTATCACCCCACTAAAACCTTCCAGCATCATAGCACCCCCAAGCTTCTATCACCCCACTTTAATCTTCCAGTATAACAACACCCCCAAACTGCTATCACCCCCACTAAAACCTTCCAGCATCATAGCACCCCCAAACCTCTATCACCCCACTTTAATCTTCCAGTATAACAGCACCCCCAAACTGCTATCACCCCCACTAAAACCTTCCAGCATCATAGCACCCCCAAACCTCTATCACCCCACTTTAATCCCCACAATCCCTCACAAAACTCAAACTCAAAAAGCAGTTTTAACTCCAGCAACATCCTAGCCCAGTGCATCCAGAATTGCAGCCCAATCTCCAGGGAATCTTTGCTACCACGttccaatctcagataaacagaTTGAGGTTTCAGGAAAGTTAATGTTATTTggctttttataattaatgagatcaAATTGTGTGCTGATATTACTAGACATTATCTAAACTCGTCACTGCTTATTGAATACTTGTTAATTATTGCCAGTTATTATTAAATCATATTTTATTGCCTATTTTTTGACAATACCTTATTTTGTACATATTATCTGTCAGGCATATAAAATGTTCATGAAATGGGGGTACATTCGCTAAACAGCAAATAGATGATTTGGGGTACAGCCAAGCTCAAAACAAATTGAATGTCTTTAGTGCCCGAAATGTCACTTTTTCCTTACCTCTGCTATTTTGTCCTGAACTTTTGAAGTTGATTGTAGCAATACACATACTTATCTGAGGAATAAACCCCCCAATTTCTAAAGCATTCAGTATGAAGTCAGTGCGAGGTGCCTTTAAAAccttcaaaatattaaattgacaAGACCTGCTTTGATCACATACATCGAGTAACATACACTGTGAAATATAAACCCATGCTGAGGTTGGGATATTGCCCAGAACCTACCTATGTATCCTTTAAAATACAGAACCGCTGGCTATTCTGATAACTTGCTGTAATGTGGGGCGTCTGAAGGAGTGATATATTGGGATAATGAAAAATGAGCCTGTCTGTCTATAGCTTGTCGATTATATATTGGGATAATGAAAAATGTGGACCTGTATGAgcctgtctgtccgtctgtctatAGCTTATCGATTATATATTGGGATAATGAAAAATGTGGACCTGTAtgaacatgtgtgtctgtgtgtctgtctgcctgtctgtctatagCTTATCGATTATATATTGGGATAATGAaaagtctgtctgtctctctgtctatagCTTATCGATTATATATTGGGATAATGaactgtctgtctttctgtctgtccgtctgtctatAGCTTATCGATTATATATTGGGATAATGaaaagtctgtctgtctgtctgtctgttcgtCCGTCCGTCTGTCTATAGCTTATCGATTATATATTGGGATAATGAAAAATGTGgacctgtatgtgtctgtctatagCTTATTGATTATACATTGGGATAACGGAGGGTGAGTGTCTCTATATCCCCCCCCCTGCAGTTTGTTGATGGTACATTGCGATACGATGGGTGAGGGTCTGTTTATATATTGATatctgcaatttattgataatgtTTTCCTCTGCCTTCAGATGGATTTATGCAGCCTTTATTACCAGGATCTCTCCCCGCAGGAGGTACCGAGTTTGGAGACTGCGGCTCAAGGTAATTCCCTTTGGGTTTCCTCACTCTTGGTGTTAATTGATTTATTACAACATGGAGTCAATGGGGAGGAAGAGTTTGGAAATCTTGGGACAATTTGGAAAACCTCAGCCTATATTTAGCAATTCCCTTATCAACTCACTATTAACCACGGATTAACCCTGATAGTGCGACTTGTCTGGGATTCAAAGGGAATTCCACGTTGGGTAACAATCGCTGGAGtggaataattaataaatatgtcGTGTTTTTGATTTGGCTGCTTTGGTCTAAAATGAGAAAttcccattttagtgaataacaataCATATCATTAGTTTACACGGAGGCATTTTCCGGGCCTAGCCAGTTTGGTCTTATTTGCTGTGCATCATGGGATTTATTGAGGATCATTTATGAAACACTGATTGAGgtgaattaaaacaaaatgctAAATTTAGCCCAAATGGCTAAGCTGCAAGAACATGGGATTTGGGAAATTTGTTTTGAAATCACTTATTTTTGGCCAAGATTTGCAGTTGAGTTTTCTCTTCACTCTCAATCGGTGTTAAATAAAGAAGCCTCGTATCACAGATTAAATAGGTTTCATTTTTTTGTGGTTGCCTTGGCACGGGTTGATTACAATAAGGATTAGGTTTTATATCAAAAAGGAAAATCGGATAAACACAGACAGGGCTTTGATGTTTTTGGGGAGCAGTTGTGTTAATCTGCCGGGTTTTGGGGATACAGGAGGCCTGGCCAGGGGAAGGGGGTGTTCTGTGAAGAGATGATGACAGTAACGTCCCTTTTCTTGCAGTTTTCAGATATGGGGATCCTGGATTTCTCCAGGGCTTGGACAGGAACCGGCTGAGTGCAGACAAGGGACTGTACCCCAACTCAAACAGCACACCCCTCTCTTCCAATGCCTTCACAGAGCAATCTCTTAATTACTGGGAGCACTGCCAGTCAGGTAGGGTTCTCTATATTACATAGAGGGGCGAGGATTAACCCTGTATGGACTAGGGAGACAGGAGACCTTTAACCCTTTCTGTGACATAACGAGGAGCCACACATTACAAAGTGATAGAGTGCCTGTTTGAGTCTTTCTTCtacaactatttatattttattttagggtTACTTTCTGTCCCGACCCAAGGAGAGTCTCTGTCTTCGGATGAGTTCCTGCCATCTTTCCAGACACTTCTACCTTCATATGCTAGAGAGCTACAGCAGCAGCCTACCCACCAGGAGATGTTGGGCCATGAGGCTGGGGACTCCCTGTACTACCCCCAGCATGATGCTCCAATGGAGAGCTTCTCCCACAGTTTGGGAGCTGGAAACGTGGGGGACCAGGGCTTCTCCTGGGCGTCTGAGGAGTGGCACAGCTGGGACGAGGCCACGTGGCTGAGCTGTAATTCCTATGAAGGTTCCACCATGCATCCATCACCAGGGTTGGGCAGAAACCAGTCTTGCATGCAGATAAATCACAGCTCGACgttaaacagagctccacagacagGTGAGCTCCATTATTCTCTGTGAAGGGCTGGCAACAGGGTAACCGGCTTTATGGGGCAAATTAAACCATTTGCTGTTGTATGAAGTATTGCATTCATTATTGCATTATTACTAGCAGCAAATAATTATCTGTATAATTTAAGGTCCTATATTAGGGGTTTGATTGATTCGCATTCATGTCCATTGTAACCCCCTCCAAATCCCCTTGTGAATTTGAATCAATCAATGCCCATTTTATCCCTATTACCAGTACCCCTAATCCATCTCTCCTGCTTGTGTTCACCCTACATTCCTGCTGTACCCATATCAGATCGTTACAGCTAATCCCTATTTAATACTGATGGAACATGTATTATCTGGGTAAAAGGCTGGTCCTGTTACCCCTTATAGTTTTGctttataaatttttttattttttttttaaatggttcctCCAACGAGCTAAAAACATCCATCCAATCTCTTATCTAAACAAAGCTCTTAAAAATCGAAAACGTGATCTAAATCTTATTTTTCAGGTTTTACTGTCGATAGTTCTGGTTTCCAGCAAGCAGTCAGCCAGCCGGGGCCTCGGAGTGCCAGTGATAAAGAGAGGTTCCATCCTACTCCGAGAGCACCAGGATCCAAAGACAGCAAGTCCACTCCATCCAGTGAGTACACTTAGTAAATCTAACAAGAATCAGACCGTTACCGTAACCCTCGCACTGCCAGATTGCTACGGTCGTGACATCCCAAATGTATTGCTAAATACCAATTGGTCCCAAATGATTGCTAAATGCAGGAAACTGCGCAAGGTTCAACCTCCAATGGGCCAGAGGCAGCGTTTAAAGAATATTTGATAGGTCCACCTCTGTAAAAGTTAAGATTTccctaaaacatttatttattgtatttgaaTA
Proteins encoded in this window:
- the ETV2 gene encoding ETS translocation variant 2 isoform X2; the protein is MDLCSLYYQDLSPQEVPSLETAAQGLLSVPTQGESLSSDEFLPSFQTLLPSYARELQQQPTHQEMLGHEAGDSLYYPQHDAPMESFSHSLGAGNVGDQGFSWASEEWHSWDEATWLSCNSYEGSTMHPSPGLGRNQSCMQINHSSTLNRAPQTGFTVDSSGFQQAVSQPGPRSASDKERFHPTPRAPGSKDSKSTPSTGSGPIQLWQFLLELLQDSTCQKLINWTGNGWEFKLSDPNEVARRWGRRKNKPRMNYEKLSRGLRYYYHKNIIHKTGGQRYVYRFVCDLQDMLARPSQGPQQESKNHEQRQRNQ
- the ETV2 gene encoding ETS translocation variant 2 isoform X1, translated to MDLCSLYYQDLSPQEVPSLETAAQVFRYGDPGFLQGLDRNRLSADKGLYPNSNSTPLSSNAFTEQSLNYWEHCQSGLLSVPTQGESLSSDEFLPSFQTLLPSYARELQQQPTHQEMLGHEAGDSLYYPQHDAPMESFSHSLGAGNVGDQGFSWASEEWHSWDEATWLSCNSYEGSTMHPSPGLGRNQSCMQINHSSTLNRAPQTGFTVDSSGFQQAVSQPGPRSASDKERFHPTPRAPGSKDSKSTPSTGSGPIQLWQFLLELLQDSTCQKLINWTGNGWEFKLSDPNEVARRWGRRKNKPRMNYEKLSRGLRYYYHKNIIHKTGGQRYVYRFVCDLQDMLARPSQGPQQESKNHEQRQRNQ